One stretch of Eupeodes corollae chromosome 2, idEupCoro1.1, whole genome shotgun sequence DNA includes these proteins:
- the LOC129944104 gene encoding uncharacterized protein LOC129944104 → MFRSPFVLVVWLLLTVLAKNTKLREFIVKIYKRTDSADVFFIGTHEDFLSDFVKIEVNIPISFFDDSFSGNFRQCNNAFIVFLVPENNDAYWKMLNNLIHSLPVRKFALIIASTFNSLNEYFYFFAERNFTRIFGMLSNSSSYAFLPFADNQVQELSEEDNLPDALKDLNGFVLRTTIQFESPRSFWYPSSNGQESIGGRFGQIFLQFLKRHNGTFKEICIGNSRSLNIEAVVNATINQEIDLSTNPYFQQKNLDFSYPVTLNRLVLLVPYNGFLPPNQYFWRPFTAGVWLCIWLSVILMIIAKIILDSLSSSRVDVWSSFCVIYLMLLNLPAPTPSSNYRFYCFVLLFAFIIGIFYDTYFQSFLTVFIKIKQFDTIQDLAKNNILVMVSSFRWNNIKNNSIPEELIKIIRPISPPEFLSKIISMQNTNYAFVTEEDICNILIAFQEPHKQNSFRIARETLSIVHTGYLLPFNFPFKEILNNFIIEIKQTGLTQKWDSDAIWQTKKAVGFKTKIDKNKEDRNVPLTVHHLEFAWNSLTVGLTISTLVFFGEFAVYRRNI, encoded by the coding sequence ATGTTTCGGTCCCCATTCGTGCTAGTAGTTTGGCTCTTATTGACAGTCCTTGCTAAAAACACTAAACTTCGAGAATTTATCGTGAAGATCTATAAAAGGACTGATTCAGCGGATGTGTTTTTTATTGGAACACATGAAGATTTCTTATCAGACTTTGTGAAAATTGAAGTCAACATACCAATATCGTTTTTTGACGATAGTTTCAGTGGAAACTTTAGACAGTGTAACAATgcgtttattgtttttcttgttcCAGAGAATAACGATGCTTATTGGAAAATGTTAAACAACTTAATTCACAGCCTTCCAGTACGGAAGTTTGCTTTAATAATCGCCAGTACCTTTAATAGTTTGAatgaatacttttatttttttgctgaaaGAAACTTCACAAGAATCTTTGGAATGCTTTCGAACAGCTCATCTTATGCATTTCTACCGTTTGCTGATAATCAAGTGCAAGAACTTTCCGAAGAAGATAATCTGCCGGATGCGTTGAAGGATCTTAATGGATTCGTTCTTCGAACAACAATCCAGTTTGAATCACCAAGAAGTTTTTGGTATCCAAGTAGTAATGGACAAGAAAGTATTGGTGGACGGTTTggtcaaatatttctgcaattCTTGAAGAGACATAATGGAACATTTAAGGAAATATGTATTGGTAATTCAAGAAGTCTCAATATAGAAGCTGTGGTAAATGCCACAATAAACCAGGAGATAGATTTAAGCACAAACCcatatttccaacaaaaaaacctGGACTTTAGTTATCCGGTTACATTGAACAGGTTAGTTTTATTGGTCCCATACAATGGCTTCCTTCCACCGAATCAATACTTCTGGAGGCCTTTTACAGCTGGAGTGTGGTTGTGTATTTGGCTATCGGTTATCTTGATGATAATTGCTAAGATCATCCTTGATTCACTATCAAGTTCAAGGGTAGACGTTTGGTCGAGTTTttgtgtaatttatttaatgctgTTGAATTTGCCTGCACCAACACCTTCTTCAAACTATCGTTTTTActgttttgtgttgttatttGCATTTATCATTGGAATATTTTATGATACttattttcaatcatttttgacagttttcataaaaatcaaacagttcgATACTATTCAAGACCTGGCAAAGAACAATATTCTCGTAATGGTGTCAAGTTTTAGATGGAACAACATTAAGAATAATTCTATCCCAGAAGAGTTAATAAAAATCATCAGACCGATTTCACCGCCAGAATTTCTTTCTAAGATTATCTCTATGCAAAACACGAACTATGCCTTTGTCACGGAAGAAGACATATGTAACATTTTGATAGCTTTTCAAGAACCTCATAAACAAAACTCATTTCGAATTGCTCGTGAAACTTTATCAATCGTTCACACTGGATATTTGCTTCCCTTTAATTTCCCCTTcaaggaaattttaaataattttataattgaaatcaaacaaactggTCTAACTCAAAAATGGGATTCGGATGCAatttggcaaacaaaaaaagcagtgggttttaaaacgaaaattgataaaaacaaagaagatcGTAATGTTCCATTGACAGTGCATCATTTGGAATTTGCTTGGAATAGTTTAACAGTTGGATTGACGATTTCTACACTTGTGTTTTTTGGTGAATTTGCTGTCTATCGACGTAATATTTGA
- the LOC129944102 gene encoding uncharacterized protein LOC129944102 produces the protein MFRSPFVLVVWLLLTALAKNTKLREFIVKIYKRTDSADVFFIGTDEDFLSDFVKTEVDIPISFFDDSFSGNFRQCNNAFIVFLVPENNHAYWKMLNNLIHSLLVRKFVLISASTFNSLNEYFYFFAERNFTRIFGMLSNSSSYAFLPFADNQVQELSEEDNLPDALKDLNGFVVRTTIQFESPRSFWYPSSNGQESIGGRFGQIFLQFLRRHNATFKEICIGNSRNPNIEAMVNATINQEIDISTNPYFQQKNLDFSYPVTLNKLVIMVPYNGLLSPNQYFWRPFTAGVWLCICLSVILMIIVKITLDSLSSSRVDVWSSFCVIYLMLLNLPAPTPSSNYRFYCFVLLFAFIIGIFYDTYFQSFLTVFIKIKQFDTIKDLAKNNILVMVSSFRWNIIQNNSFPEELRKIIRPTPHLEFVTQMNSMRNTSYAFISEEDRCQFFIAFHSFYEKCLFRIAREYLKVDYTGYLLPFHSPFKEILNNFIIEIKQTGLTKKWDSDIIFQTSAAGFRMRKDKNNKTGFGNIKLTVHTLQFAWISLTIGLSISTLIFIGEFLWFYRQRTAGK, from the coding sequence ATGTTTCGGTCCCCATTCGTGCTAGTAGTTTGGCTCTTATTGACAGCCCTTGCTAAAAACACTAAACTTCGAGAATTTATTGTGAAGATCTATAAAAGGACTGATTCAGCGGATGTGTTTTTCATTGGAACAGATGAAGATTTTTTATCTGACTTTGTGAAAACTGAAGTCGACATACCAATATCGTTTTTTGACGATAGTTTCAGTGGAAACTTTAGACAGTGTAACAATgcgtttattgtttttcttgttcCTGAGAATAACCATGCTTATTGGAAAATGTTAAACAACTTAATTCACAGCCTTCTAGTACGGAAGTTTGTTTTAATATCTGCCAGTACCTTTAATAGTTTGAatgaatacttttatttttttgctgaaaGAAACTTCACAAGAATCTTTGGAATGCTTTCGAACAGCTCATCTTATGCATTTCTACCGTTTGCTGATAATCAAGTGCAAGAACTTTCCGAAGAAGATAATCTTCCGGATGCGTTGAAGGATCTTAATGGATTTGTTGTTCGAACAACAATCCAGTTTGAATCACCAAGAAGTTTTTGGTATCCAAGTAGTAATGGACAAGAAAGCATTGGTGGACGGTTTggtcaaatatttctgcaattCTTGAGGAGGCACAACGCAACATTTAAGGAAATATGTATTGGTAATTCGAGAAATCCCAATATAGAAGCTATGGTAAATGCCACAATAAATCAGGAGATAGATATAAGCACAAACCCatattttcagcaaaaaaacCTGGACTTTAGTTATCCGGTTACATTGAACAAGCTAGTTATAATGGTTCCCTACAATGGCCTTCTTTCACCGAATCAATACTTCTGGAGGCCTTTTACAGCTGGGGTGTGGTTGTGCATTTGTCTATCAGTTATCTTGATGATAATTGTTAAGATCACCCTTGATTCACTATCAAGTTCAAGGGTAGACGTTTGGTCGAGTTTttgtgtaatttatttaatgctgTTGAATTTGCCTGCACCAACACCTTCTTCAAACTATCGTTTTTActgttttgtgttgttatttGCATTTATCATTGGAATATTTTATGATACttattttcaatcatttttgacagttttcataaaaatcaaacagttcgATACTATTAAAGACCTAGCAAAGAACAATATTCTCGTAATGGTGTCAAGTTTTAGATGGAACATCATTCAGAATAATTCTTTCCCCgaggagttaagaaaaatcatcAGGCCAACTCCTCATTTGGAATTCGTTACTCAGATGAACTCTATGCGAAACACCAGCTATGCCTTTATTTCGGAAGAAGACAGATGTCAATTTTTTATAgcttttcattcattttatgaAAAGTGTTTATTTCGAATTGCTCGTGAATACTTAAAAGTCGATTACACTGGATATTTGCTTCCCTTTCATTCTCCgtttaaggaaattttaaataattttataattgaaatcaaacaaactggTCTAACTAAAAAATGGGATTCggatataatttttcaaacaagCGCCGCTGGTTTTCGAATgagaaaagacaaaaacaataaaactggttttggaaatattaaattgacagtGCATACTTTGCAATTTGCTTGGATTAGTTTGACAATTGGATTGTCAATATCAACATTGATTTTTATTGGTGAATTTTTGTGGTTTTATCGTCAAAGAACtgctggaaaataa